A genomic window from Astatotilapia calliptera chromosome 12, fAstCal1.2, whole genome shotgun sequence includes:
- the LOC113033293 gene encoding piggyBac transposable element-derived protein 4-like, with the protein MAYFPPEIEDSVIAMTNLEAGRRRPAIDGWKPRGRVEFRAYLGLLVLAGVYRSRGEACESLWDAESGRSVFRATMPLKTFRAYSSALRFDDRETRRAGRGEGEGEGDSCYDKLAPIRAVWDEWCARLPAMYRPGPEVTVDERLVPFRGRCPFRQYMPSKPARYGIKIWVACDARSSYAWKMQVYTGKPDKRGPPEKHLATRVVVDLTEGLTPGRNVTCDNFFTSRELADRLYRERGHTVLGTLRSNRPEIPRELRCVKGRAVGSVESVNKNVLLLTTAPRYYHHRSGPEPRPSRRISNSSSSNSSGGGSSNRSGGSSNRSGAKPPLVLHYNRTKGGVDNLDKVVSTYSCRRKTRRWPVALFHNMVDVAAYNAFVLWREIHPDWMPGKLNRRRLFLERLGKALARPMLEARAALARGPGGGGGGGGRVAARGATAEAASNNNATPRDSSPVKRRRCRVCPRSKDVKTKILCRECRAHVCTNCAVAYCPNCAASSSSSRDAAPRTPPTP; encoded by the exons ATGGCCTACTTCCCGCCGGAGATAGAGGACTCGGTGATCGCCATGACCAACCTGGAAGCGGGCAGGCGCAGGCCCGCCATCGACGGATGGAAGCCCAGGGGCCGCGTCGAGTTCCGAGCCTACCTGGGGCTGCTCGTGCTCGCCGGCGTGTACAGGTCCCGGGGAGAGGCCTGCGAGAGCCTGTGGGACGCCGAGAGCGGCAGGTCCGTGTTCAGAGCCACGATGCCGCTCAAGACCTTTCGAGCCTACTCGAGCGCGCTGCGCTTCGACGACAGGGAGACCAGAAGGGCCGGGCGAGGCGAAGGCGAGGGCGAGGGCGATAGCTGCTACGACAAACTGGCCCCCATCAGAGCCGTGTGGGACGAGTGGTGCGCGAGGTTGCCCGCCATGTACCGCCCGGGACCGGAGGTCACCGTCGACGAGAGACTGGTGCCGTTCAGAG gaCGGTGTCCGTTCAGACAGTACATGCCCAGCAAGCCGGCCAGGTACGGGATCAAGATATGGGTGGCGTGCGACGCGCGTTCCAGCTACGCGTGGAAGATGCAAGTCTACACCGGCAAGCCCGACAAGCGCGGCCCTCCCGAAAAGCACCTGGCCACTCGAGTGGTCGTGGACCTCACCGAGGGACTGACTCCGGGACGCAACGTCACGTGCGACAACTTTTTCACCTCGCGCGAGCTCGCCGATAGGCTCTATCGCGAGAGAGGCCACACCGTGCTGGGCACTCTGCGGTCGAACAGACCCGAGATCCCCAGAGAGCTGCGCTGCGTCAAGGGCAGGGCCGTGGGCTCCGTCGAATCCGTG AACAAGAACGTGCTGCTCCTCACCACAGCTCCTCGTTATTACCACCATCGCTCCGGCCCCGAGCCCCGGCCTAGCCGCCGcatcagcaacagcagcagcagcaacagcagcggcggcggcagcAGCAACAGAAGCGGCGGCAGCAGCAACAGAAGCGGCGCGAAACCGCCCTTGGTGCTGCATTACAACCGCACCAAGGGAGGAGTGGACAACCTGGACAAGGTCGTGAGCACGTACAGCTGCAGGAGAAAGACCCGCAGGTGGCCCGTGGCCCTTTTCCACAACATGGTCGACGTGGCGGCCTACAACGCGTTCGTGCTGTGGAGGGAAATTCACCCCGACTGGATGCCGGGCAAGCTCAACAGACGACGGCTCTTCCTCGAGCGACTGGGCAAAGCGCTCGCGCGCCCCATGCTCGAAGCCAGGGCGGCTTTAGCGCGAGGaccgggaggaggaggaggaggaggaggcagagtcGCGGCCCGAGGCGCTACCGCCGAGGCAGCCTCTAACAACAACGCTACGCCACGCGACTCCTCTCCGGTCAAGAGGCGCAGGTGCCGCGTGTGTCCCAGGAGCAAAGACGTCAAGACCAAGATCCTGTGCCGCGAGTGCCGAGCGCACGTGTGTACAAACTGCGCCGTCGCGTACTGTCCCAACTGCgccgcttcttcttcttcttcccgcGACGCAGCTCCCCGGACGCCACCGACGCCGTGA